GCCGCTGCCGCCGGATCGGGTGCTTCAAGAAGAGAAACCACAGATTCCAACAGTGTTCGGCCTGTCGCAAAACTACCCCAACCCCTTCAATCCCGAAACCGTGATCGAATACCAATTGCCTCTGCCAGGAAAAGTAAGCTTGAAAATCTTCAACCTCCTCGGCCGCGAAGTTCGAACGTTAGTTGATTATGAAATGCCGGCTGGTTATCATCGGGTGAAATGGGATGGGAGGGATGCTGCCGGGCGGAAGCTGGATTCCGGGGTTTATCTCTACAAGATTCGCGCGGGGGATCCTTCGACCGGCTCAGGACAAGGCTTCGTGCAAACGCGCAAGACTCTGTTGTTGAAATAGTAACTGGTTGCTGATTGCTCGCACTCCCTGAATTTTGCACCAAAGGGGGCTGTTATTTGTGATCGGTAATACACTCTGACTAACCCCGCGAGGGGTGAAATGTTTCTAGCAAATCCCGAGCTATCATTATTCTCAAACTCCGTAGGAGTGACATGTCGCAGTGCGTTGATACAATCCTCGGTTATTTATGAAAAGCACATTTCA
This genomic stretch from bacterium harbors:
- a CDS encoding T9SS type A sorting domain-containing protein — protein: PLPPDRVLQEEKPQIPTVFGLSQNYPNPFNPETVIEYQLPLPGKVSLKIFNLLGREVRTLVDYEMPAGYHRVKWDGRDAAGRKLDSGVYLYKIRAGDPSTGSGQGFVQTRKTLLLK